One window of Chamaesiphon minutus PCC 6605 genomic DNA carries:
- a CDS encoding PulJ/GspJ family protein: protein MSVLIITENLKLRFIIMKRKYTILKVLIRNSNKGFTLLELLAGLIIMSIVGGLAMNAFLYASSSFNKDKKTIETNQNLSAVLEIIGNDIRQAGEGINDGSFPAIEFSLDPNNTTASTAPNTLNSQASSRIIIRKSVQPQPLTLCQTIPVNVNPLPTQLIIANSVTGTDPSCIFTYTAPPSPAPAILPVSAALPVLWQTAINTRQYRCQLDNLNSNYLITATDLCVATKPTPPSADREQLRAAVSDGNGRIRVFNYSDDNFLTFSTNYFISVGNDDVGASTMSNDDRSKSVAYVPGSPIYLIEERVYALDNSGNLTLSINGGNRQTLIKKISQFNISARLYTNALDQAVNQTPTPPTVTSPATTVSASAFNCPNQPTSSSTPPVSSTNPQYICQFNYNTLSTDVAMNWKQLAGVRVSLQAQYDGTGQNATASAADLAKLRAQAEYFPRNVLSR from the coding sequence ATGTCTGTTCTAATAATTACCGAAAATTTAAAGTTGAGGTTTATCATAATGAAGCGAAAGTATACGATCTTGAAGGTACTTATACGCAATTCCAATAAAGGATTTACGCTACTAGAATTACTGGCTGGTCTGATAATTATGTCTATAGTAGGCGGGCTAGCAATGAATGCTTTTCTTTATGCTAGTAGTTCCTTCAACAAAGACAAAAAAACTATCGAAACTAATCAAAACCTGTCTGCTGTTTTGGAGATAATTGGTAATGATATTCGACAAGCTGGTGAAGGAATTAATGACGGTAGTTTTCCGGCGATCGAATTTAGTCTCGATCCCAACAATACCACAGCAAGCACAGCGCCTAATACTCTTAATTCACAAGCATCTTCTAGAATTATCATCCGCAAGTCAGTACAACCTCAACCATTAACTCTTTGTCAGACAATTCCAGTAAATGTAAATCCACTACCAACTCAGCTAATCATTGCTAATAGCGTTACAGGTACGGATCCAAGTTGCATATTTACATACACGGCACCACCGAGTCCTGCACCTGCTATCCTTCCTGTCTCAGCGGCTTTGCCCGTTTTATGGCAAACTGCGATCAATACTCGTCAGTACCGCTGTCAACTTGATAATTTGAATTCAAATTATTTAATTACAGCTACCGATCTGTGTGTCGCAACTAAGCCAACGCCTCCCAGCGCAGATCGAGAACAACTGAGAGCTGCTGTATCTGATGGCAATGGCCGTATTCGAGTCTTCAATTATTCTGACGATAATTTTCTTACTTTTAGCACTAATTATTTTATTTCAGTCGGCAATGATGATGTAGGTGCAAGTACTATGTCTAATGATGATAGAAGTAAAAGCGTAGCTTACGTGCCTGGAAGTCCGATTTATTTAATTGAAGAGAGGGTTTATGCCTTAGACAATAGCGGTAACTTAACTTTATCTATCAATGGTGGAAATAGACAAACATTAATCAAAAAAATCTCTCAATTTAATATCTCCGCGAGACTATACACAAACGCGCTCGATCAAGCAGTTAATCAGACACCAACACCTCCTACTGTTACTTCTCCTGCTACTACTGTTTCAGCTAGTGCTTTTAATTGTCCCAATCAACCTACTAGTTCTTCCACTCCACCCGTAAGTTCTACTAATCCCCAATATATTTGTCAGTTCAACTACAATACATTGAGTACAGATGTTGCAATGAACTGGAAGCAGCTTGCTGGAGTAAGAGTCTCCTTACAAGCTCA
- a CDS encoding type IV pilus modification PilV family protein, whose product MKLKLYKNEITDSSPKTEEGFSLIETMIALTTLGVCLAYAMPLFLYAKINNSKSEIRTGALIVSQRVFDSIRSQRILDLPSTDGFNNDNLSGCEFSITPGAGRINSANQTSFKNCVNATTNPNPILQPAALTSAMGRQYLVAVTFCKGLAATPAYGGNPIVTADPNVCSNNYRKFKVEVYHNEAKVYDLEGTYTQFQ is encoded by the coding sequence ATGAAACTAAAATTATATAAAAATGAAATTACAGATAGTTCTCCAAAAACGGAAGAAGGATTTAGTTTAATTGAGACAATGATTGCCCTAACAACATTAGGCGTTTGTCTTGCTTATGCCATGCCACTATTTTTATATGCAAAAATAAATAATTCCAAGAGCGAGATTCGTACTGGTGCTTTAATTGTTTCTCAGCGAGTCTTTGACAGCATCCGATCGCAAAGAATATTGGACTTGCCATCAACTGACGGGTTTAATAATGATAATTTAAGTGGTTGCGAATTTTCTATAACACCAGGTGCTGGTCGGATTAATTCAGCGAATCAAACTAGTTTCAAAAATTGTGTTAATGCTACCACAAATCCCAATCCTATTCTCCAGCCCGCTGCACTTACTTCGGCAATGGGACGGCAGTATCTAGTAGCTGTTACTTTTTGTAAAGGATTGGCTGCGACTCCTGCGTATGGGGGAAATCCGATAGTCACAGCCGATCCTAATGTCTGTTCTAATAATTACCGAAAATTTAAAGTTGAGGTTTATCATAATGAAGCGAAAGTATACGATCTTGAAGGTACTTATACGCAATTCCAATAA
- a CDS encoding pilus assembly FimT family protein, translating into MTSRSPKSNFQGFTLIETIAVLAIAGIIAGFALPSLLSLNKPLRDGSLQFRSQLSLIRSKAIASNQAYRLRPKYTTAAEYTGEKYQQTPHNFIVEYASNCQVTATGGTNGWQAASQLDLDLPEAIGVADSPLPQVAGSAVAAADFLKWDICFDNRGIAFQTVSLTLKDFQANNRATSALISVSGVGGVDVTTQDRNGTLIPLDTQGNPVF; encoded by the coding sequence GTGACGAGCCGATCGCCCAAATCTAACTTTCAAGGTTTTACCTTGATAGAAACGATCGCAGTTCTTGCCATAGCTGGCATCATCGCTGGATTTGCGCTGCCTTCTTTGTTGTCATTAAACAAACCCTTACGCGATGGCTCGTTACAGTTTAGGAGCCAGCTCAGTTTGATTCGATCCAAAGCGATCGCCAGCAACCAGGCATATCGCCTCAGACCCAAGTATACAACTGCCGCCGAATATACAGGAGAAAAATATCAACAAACTCCTCACAACTTTATCGTTGAATATGCTTCAAATTGTCAAGTTACAGCCACAGGCGGGACTAACGGTTGGCAGGCAGCTTCTCAACTTGATTTAGATTTACCAGAGGCGATCGGTGTTGCGGATAGTCCGCTTCCTCAAGTAGCTGGATCTGCTGTTGCTGCCGCAGACTTTTTAAAATGGGATATCTGTTTTGACAATCGCGGGATCGCCTTTCAAACAGTATCTTTAACTTTAAAAGATTTTCAAGCTAATAATCGAGCAACATCTGCATTAATTAGTGTTTCTGGAGTTGGAGGTGTTGACGTCACTACTCAAGACAGGAATGGAACTTTAATTCCTCTTGATACTCAGGGTAACCCTGTCTTTTGA
- a CDS encoding transposase — MLKQTVSIEECLPPDHLARFVVQTIAQLDLSSIYSAYGAKGGTPIAPEILLGMLVYGYATGIFSSRGLEKASYESMPVRFIAGNLHPDHDTIANFRSRFLEQIKELFVQILEMAVAANVLKVEDISVDGTKIHADASKSKAVSHKRLEEIQMQLRTEVEKLIKLGQKADGIKIDKEVDVVAEIARRKERLAHLEKAKQELHNRAQEQYELDQSKYVEKMAERAAYIEKTGKKPSGRVPSPPFLPSPIERNTISPILNHGS, encoded by the coding sequence ATGCTAAAACAAACAGTGAGTATCGAAGAATGCTTGCCACCAGACCATCTTGCCCGATTTGTAGTGCAAACGATCGCTCAACTCGACCTCAGTAGTATTTATAGTGCATATGGAGCCAAGGGTGGAACACCAATTGCACCAGAAATTTTGTTAGGAATGCTTGTATACGGTTACGCGACTGGAATCTTTAGTTCGCGAGGATTGGAAAAAGCGAGCTACGAATCAATGCCAGTTCGATTTATAGCTGGTAACTTACATCCAGACCATGATACGATTGCCAACTTTAGGAGTAGATTTCTAGAACAGATTAAAGAACTATTTGTACAAATATTGGAAATGGCAGTTGCAGCTAATGTATTGAAAGTTGAAGACATTAGTGTTGATGGGACAAAGATTCACGCAGATGCGTCCAAAAGTAAGGCAGTGAGCCACAAACGTTTAGAAGAAATTCAGATGCAATTACGAACGGAAGTGGAAAAATTGATAAAATTGGGTCAAAAAGCAGATGGAATTAAGATAGACAAAGAAGTCGATGTTGTTGCCGAAATTGCGCGGAGGAAGGAGCGATTAGCTCATCTTGAGAAGGCAAAACAAGAATTACATAATCGAGCGCAAGAGCAATACGAATTAGACCAGTCTAAATACGTTGAAAAAATGGCAGAACGAGCAGCATATATTGAAAAAACAGGGAAAAAGCCGAGCGGAAGGGTTCCATCACCCCCTTTTTTGCCATCACCGATCGAGCGCAATACAATTTCACCGATCCTCAATCACGGATCATGA
- a CDS encoding transposase encodes MKNSGNKGFDQHYNGQIAIEHQALLIISNTLSNHPNDQLDALPTVDAIDRRVGKPKRAALDTGYFSVTNIEGLETRQIEPYIATGRHSHQDYWQTILSQQPDPPVAAATLKAQMAYKLQTDEGRAFYRLRKCTVEPIIGIIKETIGFRQFSLRGLTKAAGEWNLVCLAYNFRRLHRLMGIKCVSPTGC; translated from the coding sequence ATGAAAAATAGTGGTAACAAAGGCTTTGACCAGCATTATAATGGTCAGATTGCGATCGAGCATCAAGCTTTATTAATTATTTCCAACACTCTATCCAATCATCCTAATGACCAACTTGATGCACTACCAACTGTCGATGCGATCGATCGTAGAGTCGGCAAGCCCAAGCGAGCAGCATTAGATACTGGCTACTTCAGCGTGACTAATATTGAGGGTTTGGAGACACGTCAAATTGAGCCATACATAGCTACCGGGCGGCATTCTCATCAGGATTATTGGCAAACTATATTGTCACAACAACCAGATCCACCAGTGGCAGCGGCAACACTGAAAGCACAGATGGCATACAAGCTGCAAACCGATGAAGGAAGAGCATTTTATCGGTTACGAAAGTGTACCGTCGAACCGATTATTGGTATTATCAAAGAAACAATAGGGTTTCGCCAGTTCTCTTTAAGAGGCTTGACCAAAGCAGCCGGAGAATGGAATCTTGTCTGCCTCGCCTACAATTTCAGACGTTTGCATCGATTAATGGGGATTAAATGTGTTTCTCCGACAGGCTGCTAG
- a CDS encoding C40 family peptidase has translation MKTLDLSTASEYRCRVNLDLYSSPLCEGLATQAAANRHLRLESIAPTEQALLVRSCEDDYPAWLKLEDVARLELTTDIYQAVTLDRSAIVAKIPKVIAFTQAAMQVPNRYLWGGTVAPNYDCSGLVQAAFSSVGIWLPRDSYQQEAFVEQISIDDMLPGDLIFFGTSAKTDHVALYLGDLKYIHSSGIQMGRNGIGIDILTDLTEDPVSCGYYSKLRCCGRVMRSYISGSG, from the coding sequence ATGAAAACGCTCGACTTATCTACTGCCAGTGAATATCGATGTCGAGTCAATCTCGATCTTTATAGCTCTCCGCTGTGTGAGGGTTTAGCGACTCAAGCTGCGGCGAACCGACATTTGCGGCTCGAATCGATCGCGCCGACAGAGCAGGCTCTTCTGGTGCGATCGTGTGAGGATGATTATCCGGCGTGGTTGAAGCTAGAGGATGTAGCTCGGCTAGAATTAACTACGGACATTTATCAGGCGGTAACGCTCGACCGATCTGCGATTGTCGCTAAGATACCTAAGGTTATCGCTTTTACCCAAGCTGCCATGCAGGTACCCAATCGCTACTTATGGGGGGGGACAGTGGCACCTAATTATGATTGTTCTGGTTTGGTGCAGGCGGCATTTAGTTCGGTAGGCATTTGGTTACCGCGCGATTCTTATCAACAGGAAGCTTTTGTCGAGCAGATTTCGATCGACGATATGTTACCTGGAGATCTAATCTTTTTTGGGACGTCAGCCAAAACCGACCATGTGGCATTGTATTTAGGTGACTTAAAATATATTCACAGTTCGGGAATTCAGATGGGTAGAAATGGGATTGGCATCGATATTTTGACCGATCTCACGGAAGATCCCGTAAGTTGCGGCTATTATAGTAAACTCCGCTGTTGTGGAAGAGTGATGCGTAGTTATATCAGCGGATCGGGCTAA
- a CDS encoding helix-turn-helix domain-containing protein, which translates to MTEDDKFPAPATLSDREVEIIELVTAGLTNKDIADRLEISKRTVDNHISNILEKAGAGVDNRVALVRWALQWGKVCLNDINCCALPERE; encoded by the coding sequence GTGACCGAAGATGATAAGTTTCCAGCACCTGCTACACTTTCCGATCGAGAAGTAGAAATAATCGAACTGGTTACTGCTGGCTTGACTAATAAGGATATTGCCGATCGATTAGAAATTAGCAAACGTACTGTAGATAACCACATTAGTAATATTCTGGAAAAAGCAGGTGCTGGTGTCGATAATCGGGTGGCTTTAGTCCGATGGGCACTTCAATGGGGCAAAGTTTGTCTGAATGATATTAATTGTTGTGCGTTACCAGAACGGGAGTAG
- a CDS encoding NAD(P)H-quinone oxidoreductase subunit N, translated as MDFNNLVTQLNAGAILPEGIVLTTLLVVLVGDLILGRSVARNLSYFAVGGLVCAIVALVLQWDNPQPVAFIGAYSSDPLSVVFRAIVVLSAAVTILMSIRYVEQTGTALAEFVAILLTATLGGMFLAGATELVTIFVSLETLSISSYLMTGYMKRDPRSNEAALKYLLIGASSSAVFLYGVSLLYGLSGGETTLEAIATGIAAASGSLSLGLVVSLVFVIAGIAFKISAVPFHQWTPDVYEGSPTPVVAFLSVGSKAAGFALAIRLLVTAFPQVIEQWHFVFTALAILSMVLGNVVALAQTSMKRMLGYSSIAQAGFVMIGMVIGTETGYASMVFYLFVYLFMNLGAFACVILFTLRTGTDRISDYAGLYQKDPFLTLSLSICLLSLGGIPPLAGFFGKIYIFWAGWKAGAYGLVLLALVTSVVSIYYYLRVVKMMVVKEPNEMSDVVKNYPVTNWNLPGMRSLQVATLAGLIATSLAGILSNPLFTIANDSVSNTPMLQASLQRQVAVK; from the coding sequence ATGGATTTTAATAATTTAGTTACCCAGCTCAATGCGGGGGCAATTTTGCCAGAAGGCATCGTCCTAACTACACTGCTGGTAGTTCTAGTTGGAGACTTAATTCTGGGGCGCAGTGTTGCCCGCAACCTCTCCTATTTTGCTGTAGGCGGCTTAGTTTGCGCGATTGTCGCTCTAGTCTTGCAGTGGGATAATCCCCAGCCAGTAGCGTTTATTGGTGCGTATAGTAGCGATCCACTGAGTGTAGTGTTTCGGGCAATTGTCGTGCTATCGGCTGCTGTGACAATTCTGATGTCGATTCGTTATGTCGAGCAGACGGGAACTGCGCTAGCTGAATTCGTGGCAATTTTATTGACAGCGACTTTGGGGGGAATGTTTCTCGCTGGAGCTACCGAGCTAGTGACGATTTTCGTGTCGTTGGAAACCCTGAGTATCTCATCGTATCTGATGACTGGGTACATGAAACGCGATCCGCGATCGAATGAAGCCGCCTTAAAATATCTATTGATTGGGGCGTCTAGTTCGGCGGTATTTTTGTACGGTGTATCTTTACTGTACGGTTTGTCTGGCGGGGAAACGACACTGGAGGCGATCGCGACGGGCATTGCTGCTGCTAGTGGTAGTCTATCGTTAGGCTTGGTTGTATCTCTGGTATTCGTAATTGCAGGAATCGCTTTTAAAATTTCGGCGGTACCCTTTCACCAGTGGACGCCAGATGTTTATGAAGGTTCGCCAACTCCAGTAGTTGCCTTTTTGTCTGTCGGTTCCAAAGCGGCTGGCTTCGCGCTGGCAATTCGCTTATTAGTTACCGCCTTCCCACAAGTTATCGAGCAGTGGCATTTTGTGTTTACCGCACTGGCGATTTTAAGTATGGTGTTGGGAAATGTCGTCGCCCTAGCGCAGACGAGTATGAAGCGGATGTTAGGATATTCCTCGATCGCTCAAGCTGGATTTGTGATGATTGGGATGGTTATCGGTACCGAGACTGGTTATGCGAGCATGGTATTTTACCTATTCGTCTATCTATTCATGAACTTGGGTGCTTTTGCCTGCGTAATCTTATTTACACTCCGGACGGGTACCGATCGCATTAGCGATTATGCTGGTCTATATCAAAAAGATCCATTCCTTACTCTGTCACTAAGTATTTGCTTGCTGTCGCTCGGCGGAATTCCACCCTTGGCTGGATTCTTCGGCAAAATCTACATTTTTTGGGCTGGTTGGAAGGCTGGTGCTTATGGTTTAGTCTTACTCGCACTGGTAACTAGCGTCGTCTCCATTTACTACTACCTCCGCGTCGTCAAGATGATGGTAGTCAAAGAACCCAATGAAATGTCGGATGTCGTCAAAAACTATCCAGTTACTAATTGGAATCTCCCTGGAATGCGCTCGCTGCAAGTTGCTACTCTAGCAGGATTGATCGCGACATCCCTCGCAGGGATACTTTCCAATCCCCTATTTACGATCGCGAATGACTCTGTAAGCAACACGCCGATGTTGCAAGCTAGTTTACAGCGACAAGTGGCTGTGAAGTAG
- the fmt gene encoding methionyl-tRNA formyltransferase, with product MRIVFFGTPQFAIPTLEKLLAEPQFQVLGVVTQPDKSRGRGNKLSPSPIKELAVAHHLPIWQPARIKKDPETIEALRQVGADLFVVVAYGQILSQEILDLPKLGCINVHGSLLPAYRGAAPIQRCLTDGVRVTGITTMLMDAGMDTGAMLLKYETPVSLWDNADRLAAKLAIEGANLLVETIYTLDRIVPTPQEHAAATAAPPIQKSEYTIDWTRAHLEIHNRVRGFYPNCVTSFREQPLKILATVPLGIDFQADLPLEMQKLLPEIETLDLSNSGSGTVVKIAKGLGPIVQTGSGCLLLQEVQPPGKRPQSGTDLVNGTRLAIGEILG from the coding sequence ATGCGAATCGTCTTCTTCGGTACTCCTCAATTTGCCATTCCTACGCTGGAAAAACTTTTGGCAGAGCCACAATTTCAGGTGTTGGGGGTGGTGACGCAGCCGGATAAGAGTCGTGGCAGGGGGAATAAATTATCGCCATCGCCGATTAAGGAGTTGGCGGTGGCGCATCATTTGCCAATTTGGCAGCCCGCACGGATCAAAAAAGATCCCGAAACGATCGAGGCTTTACGCCAAGTGGGGGCAGATTTATTTGTAGTAGTGGCTTACGGGCAGATTTTATCTCAAGAAATTCTCGATCTTCCGAAGCTTGGCTGTATCAATGTCCACGGCTCGTTGTTGCCTGCATATCGCGGTGCGGCACCGATCCAACGTTGTCTGACAGATGGGGTGAGAGTAACGGGAATTACCACGATGTTGATGGATGCGGGGATGGATACGGGGGCGATGTTGCTCAAGTACGAAACTCCAGTCAGTCTGTGGGATAATGCCGATCGATTGGCTGCTAAATTAGCGATCGAGGGTGCTAATTTACTGGTGGAGACAATTTATACCCTCGATCGGATCGTACCGACGCCACAGGAGCACGCAGCGGCCACTGCGGCACCACCGATTCAGAAATCAGAATACACGATCGACTGGACTCGAGCGCACTTAGAGATTCACAATCGAGTGCGCGGCTTTTACCCCAACTGTGTAACGAGTTTTCGCGAGCAGCCGCTGAAAATTTTGGCAACAGTCCCACTCGGAATCGATTTCCAGGCAGACTTACCCCTAGAAATGCAGAAGTTATTACCAGAAATCGAGACTCTAGATCTCAGTAACAGCGGATCGGGTACGGTCGTCAAAATTGCCAAAGGTTTGGGGCCGATCGTCCAAACTGGTTCTGGCTGCCTCCTCTTGCAAGAAGTTCAGCCCCCAGGCAAACGCCCTCAATCTGGCACAGATTTAGTTAATGGGACTAGATTAGCTATAGGAGAGATATTGGGGTAG
- the phoU gene encoding phosphate signaling complex protein PhoU has translation MTISYSLNESKQSKHRSRRLEQDLLLMGALVEQSFRLAHSSLFQREIAAAEQISQIDLKIDRFYHEIEVECAELMAIASPAAQDLRRLSAFMQMVRDLERIGDYAKDISEISLKLFPYSAHPCLPAIEQMSHHARAMLEASLAALSNLDGTAGPTIHKLDDEVDRAYDEIYQTLATQGNLQGSVEPTILLALTIRHLERMADHATNIAYRVTFIVTGSRQME, from the coding sequence GTGACTATTTCATATTCATTGAATGAATCTAAACAATCTAAGCATCGCAGTCGTCGGCTCGAGCAAGATCTGCTCCTGATGGGAGCATTGGTAGAACAGTCCTTTCGACTGGCACATAGCTCTTTATTTCAGCGCGAGATCGCTGCTGCCGAACAAATATCTCAAATCGATCTCAAAATCGATCGGTTTTATCATGAAATTGAGGTCGAATGTGCCGAACTAATGGCAATTGCATCGCCTGCTGCCCAAGATTTACGGCGGCTGAGTGCGTTCATGCAAATGGTGCGAGATTTGGAGCGAATTGGCGATTATGCCAAAGATATCAGCGAAATTTCCCTGAAATTATTTCCCTATTCAGCACACCCCTGTTTGCCTGCGATCGAACAGATGTCACATCATGCCAGAGCCATGCTAGAGGCTAGTTTAGCTGCCCTCAGCAATCTCGATGGTACGGCTGGCCCCACCATCCACAAACTCGACGATGAAGTCGATCGAGCCTACGACGAAATTTACCAAACTTTAGCCACTCAAGGAAATCTTCAAGGTTCTGTAGAGCCAACTATTCTCCTTGCCCTCACCATCCGCCATCTCGAACGCATGGCCGACCATGCCACTAATATTGCATATCGAGTAACTTTTATCGTCACCGGATCGCGACAGATGGAATAG
- a CDS encoding sensor histidine kinase: MSLTIFIAAIVGLLVGASGCYFWRESQLRQQLSEVLKVMQPADYREDISLPMLSQLRRRASISKQQQQQLQEQLFSWQSVLQEAPIGYLQVDAENQVLWCNQTAQNLLQIQKWHSVRARLLLELVRSYELARFIEKTRSTQVANELIWQFHFGYHESVNSRFSTGEAPPTIWLKARSMPLADGVIGVFIESQQERVETAAARERWLGDLAHEIRTPLTVIHLLAETLQSKVTPDLTRWTDRILQETNRSIDLIQHFLELSQLETSATEYLRLTRVDLVQLLHDVWNTLEPIAQQRDVQFIQRGPTQVILDLDLDRFTQVAINLFDNSLKYCPDRGHIWVDIQLLAAEQLTEDSNDEAINRVEIDLYDDGAGFSPKDLPYIFDRLYRGDLSRQRLPSDKSLSNSHTTGSGLGLAIVRQIILAHKGTIVANNHPTTGGAWFHITLPQSRSTS; encoded by the coding sequence ATGTCTCTAACCATCTTCATCGCCGCAATTGTGGGATTGTTGGTTGGTGCTAGTGGTTGTTATTTCTGGCGCGAATCTCAACTCAGGCAGCAGTTATCAGAAGTGCTCAAGGTAATGCAACCTGCCGATTATCGTGAAGATATTTCGTTGCCGATGCTATCGCAATTGCGCCGCCGAGCTAGCATCAGTAAGCAGCAACAACAGCAACTCCAAGAACAGTTATTTAGCTGGCAATCTGTGCTGCAAGAAGCACCGATCGGTTATTTACAAGTAGATGCCGAAAATCAAGTGCTGTGGTGCAATCAGACAGCCCAAAACTTACTTCAGATTCAAAAGTGGCATTCGGTGCGGGCAAGATTATTATTAGAACTAGTTCGTTCTTACGAACTCGCTCGCTTCATCGAAAAAACCAGATCGACGCAGGTTGCGAATGAGTTAATCTGGCAGTTTCACTTTGGTTATCATGAATCGGTAAATTCGCGATTCTCAACAGGAGAGGCTCCGCCAACGATTTGGCTCAAAGCACGTAGTATGCCACTAGCTGATGGAGTCATCGGTGTTTTTATCGAGAGCCAACAGGAGCGGGTAGAGACAGCCGCCGCGCGGGAACGTTGGTTGGGAGATCTGGCTCACGAGATTCGCACGCCTTTAACTGTCATCCATCTACTTGCCGAAACATTACAATCTAAAGTAACGCCCGATCTGACGCGCTGGACAGACCGCATATTACAAGAAACTAATCGATCGATCGATCTCATTCAACATTTTTTAGAACTTAGCCAGCTAGAAACTTCTGCTACTGAATATTTGCGATTGACACGAGTAGATTTAGTGCAACTGCTCCACGATGTCTGGAATACATTAGAACCGATTGCCCAGCAGCGCGATGTTCAATTTATCCAGCGTGGGCCAACTCAAGTTATTCTGGATCTCGATCTCGATCGATTTACCCAAGTAGCAATTAATTTATTCGATAATAGTCTTAAATATTGTCCCGATCGCGGACATATTTGGGTCGATATTCAATTATTAGCAGCAGAGCAACTTACTGAAGACAGCAACGATGAAGCCATAAATCGCGTAGAAATAGATCTCTATGATGATGGTGCTGGTTTTAGTCCTAAAGATCTGCCGTATATTTTCGATCGGTTATATCGAGGCGATCTCTCTCGCCAACGTCTACCTAGTGACAAGAGCCTCAGCAATTCGCACACTACAGGCAGTGGCTTAGGATTGGCGATCGTCCGTCAGATTATTCTCGCCCACAAAGGTACGATCGTTGCCAACAATCATCCCACAACAGGCGGAGCTTGGTTCCACATCACTTTACCCCAAAGTCGATCGACATCATAA
- a CDS encoding DUF3143 domain-containing protein, whose protein sequence is MTLLPTDDTPLYNHPLPEIEQWLTSMGCQQDESELHCWHITKPDWRAEVCLDIEELTVRYHPTNDSASADNVRGSGDRSIFRTFKYSLSRQDIENAVFAGP, encoded by the coding sequence ATGACCCTACTTCCGACCGATGACACTCCGCTTTACAATCATCCGCTCCCCGAAATCGAACAGTGGTTGACCTCAATGGGTTGCCAGCAAGATGAGAGCGAATTGCACTGCTGGCATATTACCAAACCCGATTGGCGTGCTGAAGTGTGCCTAGATATCGAAGAACTCACAGTTCGATATCATCCGACAAACGATAGTGCGAGCGCAGATAATGTCAGGGGATCGGGCGATCGCAGCATCTTTCGCACTTTTAAATATTCCCTCAGCCGTCAAGATATCGAAAATGCGGTGTTTGCAGGCCCTTAA
- a CDS encoding molybdenum cofactor guanylyltransferase yields MPIVDDRSLSAIILAGGRSSRMGRDKAILEIDGIPLLLRIHNAVADCRDLLGDRLAAAVYIVTPWGQTYQPLLPPTCRFIPERSPHRGPLCAFTQALTEIDSTWVLLLACDLPNLSTPIIQSWIDGLYSVPAQSIAYLPKHHKGWEPLCGFYRQTCYHSAIEYIQSGGQSFQGWLKLNPVTELAVTDPSCLVNCNTPAELDEIVTARSKSIADADVIDLK; encoded by the coding sequence TTGCCAATTGTAGACGATCGATCTTTATCGGCAATCATTCTGGCTGGCGGACGAAGTTCGCGGATGGGTCGCGATAAAGCGATCTTGGAAATAGATGGCATCCCCTTGCTTCTTCGCATTCATAATGCGGTTGCTGATTGTCGAGATCTCTTGGGCGATCGACTAGCAGCGGCGGTTTACATCGTCACACCCTGGGGGCAAACCTACCAACCGTTGCTACCGCCAACTTGCCGCTTCATCCCCGAAAGATCGCCGCATCGCGGCCCTCTGTGCGCCTTTACCCAAGCATTAACCGAGATCGATTCGACGTGGGTGCTGCTACTCGCCTGCGATTTGCCTAACTTATCGACTCCCATCATCCAATCCTGGATTGACGGATTGTACTCCGTTCCGGCACAAAGTATTGCGTATTTACCCAAGCATCATAAGGGTTGGGAGCCATTATGCGGCTTTTATCGTCAGACTTGCTACCACAGCGCGATCGAGTACATTCAATCTGGCGGACAATCTTTTCAAGGTTGGCTGAAACTGAATCCAGTTACCGAATTAGCAGTTACCGATCCGAGTTGCTTGGTCAACTGCAATACCCCAGCCGAATTGGACGAGATCGTCACAGCCCGCTCCAAATCAATAGCCGATGCAGATGTTATCGATCTAAAATAG